Proteins found in one Channa argus isolate prfri chromosome 7, Channa argus male v1.0, whole genome shotgun sequence genomic segment:
- the si:dkeyp-69b9.6 gene encoding uncharacterized protein si:dkeyp-69b9.6, protein MFQFGKYNLDIIEMLSGHQAHQFKGLGLDRQLQHQQQVQLHQHQLQQQQQQQQQAESSGALLSGLGLGPLQGSRGNAFSDSASIFAKMSAPPPPPLQQQPSSSQSSRSKSSKMSSSSSSHSSGYPQFLRSFHPSEAALAQEQLHPGVGRFEHFAGGSSSSGSAGGLGGLVTSAPPPPPPLHPGLSVPQASPGPSSSSPSPSTSVATSNNPSSSSAVSSLGHQLVGAQSDARSLHQQFSCMLAANQYFLSGVPANASLEQFLVQQGTHNHLGIGLSQTGGEPSTSLAPPPALHSSHSHGHSTPQPQQAPQQPPQQQQLPPHTLSHPHSHSHPHHPLHPVSQPSTLGGFDFQGIPVLSSNQIASLMQQEAGLPLPLPLHLSLSKDDGKGESSGGGSSSSGSSSSRRKKAMAGYLPQRKSDSGSNNSSSHGHGSHSGNPNASSNGGLSHGQPPALIGSGVGMSNMGGDPSSLLASSSSSSSVVSSSSSSAPSSTAASVLVTNDSQLSKSNNQSSMQPNPTDSDTEPIYSCGECGKSFPQLSSLRRHLRMHEPTTAGTSNTSTTGPNPVHIKTQSDPSLPHSTQEPSQPPSNSCPSPDKIFHCPDCGKGFKKKGHLLQHGVIHSSARPYGCSTCSRAFNRRESLTRHEKIHEEKPFRCPACGRAFRESTSLLNHAASGTCGKPGYHDDHRSQGNPSPCYSGASPCGSGMAGPALRKAPLAPTLHPHSQSHNQHHHPQQQPHLPLSSLLDDSEDDVTSSVNNAISAITAASNSGNRGDDRGDIIGGLLGGLGLGPLGSPSSTSGMDKNFRGGGSQEAISSNPQNPSAKPKRPRKPRAKKDPAAGGQPPKRRQYTPRMGPSGLPRTHLCSVCGKGFARRETLRRHDRIHTGEKPHHCTVCGKYFREAFHLSKHQTVHSGAKNYKCSICGKEFGYSQSLRRHSKLHQKGEMEEVPTTPAPENLNSFNPNPQCSVAQDRSQNQAPSTSSYYSYSQDVKPQDTNPQPQPPPPPPPQPPPPPRLYTCAICWKSFRHHFHLTAHHQTVHEGGGEKLFCCEVCGKAFAYSNSLTRHKQSQHGMTRSEQPNPQEGSSGSGDNRGGSDVNQSASESEAATNALLQMAPSTEDHGGQSLRVVTHSHQQAQPPAGYSPLFYDAAAAQSSASNAPTYSQPLPPNSTIMPPQHPHSPAGVKGEHIYPAGSRSRTLHTTAPFQPLTELPSTEHHHLHHHHHHSHHHPYQSGSQSQHLDCSIQLSHDELKRHKKKKKKSNKRDWRENKWESQALVRFDGSKKKRKISCTIRGKSNKKQGSLRLTIRCGGGSGGGGYKLVNTGGMKVQILSSLKVPVKRFGCPICPNSVFSRKAGLLVHMAVKHSQKALTIQERLRCTVCGKQSHGPLAAFIHRASHRARGTFSCRRCSARYWNATLLHRHKVSCRRRAKGLQRGDAKRLKLSKRTGGRQTCEGQGEVPFLQGPYRY, encoded by the exons ATGTTCCAATTTGGAAAATACAATCTGGACATTATAGAGATGTTAAGTGGGCACCAGGCCCACCAGTTCAAAGGCCTTGGTTTAGATCGACAGCTTCAGCATCAACAGCAAGTGCAACTTCACCAGCATcaactccagcagcagcagcagcagcagcagcaggctgagTCTTCTGGAGCTCTTCTGTCTGGACTTGGCTTGGGCCCCCTGCAGGGGTCTAGAGGTAACGCCTTTTCTGATTCTGCCTCCATTTTTGCCAAGATGAGTGCCCCTCCTCCCCCACCTTTACAACAACAGCCTTCCTCATCTCAGAGCTCTCGTTCAAAGTCAAGCaagatgagcagcagcagctcaagcCATTCTTCAGGCTACCCACAGTTCCTGCGCTCTTTCCACCCGTCTGAGGCAGCACTAGCACAGGAGCAGTTACACCCAGGTGTAGGCCGCTTTGAGCACTTTGCTGGGGGAAGTAGCAGTAGTGGGAGTGCTGGGGGATTGGGGGGATTAGTAACATCAGCacctccaccccctcctcctctgcatCCCGGCCTCTCTGTCCCCCAAGCATCACCTggtccttcctcttcctctccttctccttcaaCCTCTGTAGCCACTTCAAATAACCCTTCTAGCAGCAGTGCAGTCAGCTCATTGGGACACCAGTTGGTTGGGGCCCAGTCTGATGCACGGAGCCTTCACCAACAGTTTAGTTGCATGCTAGCTGCTAATCAGTATTTCCTTTCTGGGGTGCCTGCTAATGCTAGTTTAGAGCAATTTCTTGTTCAACAGGGAACCCATAATCATTTAGGGATTGGTTTAAGTCAGACAGGTGGGGAGCCTAGTACAAGCCTCGCTCCGCCTCCTGCTTTGCATTCTTCTCACTCACATGGGCACTCCACTCCCCAGCCACAGCAGGCTCCACAGCAGCCTCCCCAGCAGCAACAGCTTCCGCCACACACCCTTTCCCATCCTCACTCTCATTCTCATCCTCACCACCCTCTCCATCCAGTTTCCCAACCCTCAACACTGGGTGGCTTTGACTTCCAGGGCATCCCTGTACTTTCATCAAACCAGATAGCTTCTCTAatgcagcaggaagcaggtttGCCCCTCCCCTTGCCACTTCATTTATCCTTATCTAAGGATGATGGTAAAGGGGAAAGCAGTGGAGGTggaagtagtagtagtggtagcagcagcagtaggaGGAAGAAAGCTATGGCCGGCTATTTGCCACAGAGAAAATCAGATAGCGGTAGTAATAATAGCAGCAGCCATGGCCATGGCAGCCACAGTGGTAATCCCAACGCTAGTAGTAATGGAGGGCTTAGTCATGGTCAGCCCCCAGCTTTAATTGGGAGTGGGGTTGGTATGTCAAATATGGGTGGAGACCCATCATCCCTTCTTGCTTCATCATCGTCATCCTCATCAGTagtttcttcctcctcttcctctgctcccTCTTCCACTGCTGCCTCAGTACTAGTTACTAATGATTCTCAACTTTCTAAATCTAATAACCAGAGCTCAATGCAACCCAACCCCACAGACTCAGATACAGAACCCATTTATAGCTGTGGGGAGTGTGGCAAAAGCTTTCCTCAGCTTTCAAGCCTTCGCAGGCATTTGCGTATGCATGAGCCAACCACAGCAGGTACTAGCAATACTTCCACTACTGGCCCAAACCCTGTTCATATTAAAACACAGTCTGACCCAAGCCTTCCTCATTCGACCCAAGAACCTTCTCAACCCCCATCAAATTCTTGTCCTAGTCCAGACAAAATATTTCATTGCCCTGATTGTGGCAAAGGCTTTAAGAAAAAAGGGCACCTCCTGCAACATGGTGTTATACACTCTTCAGCCCGGCCATATGGCTGCTCCACCTGCTCTCGGGCTTTTAATCGTAGAGAGTCACTGACACGTCATGAGAAGATACATGAGGAAAAGCCATTCCGATGTCCTGCCTGTGGTCGTGCCTTCCGTGAGAGCACATCTCTTCTCAACCATGCTGCCTCAGGCACCTGCGGCAAGCCAG GCTACCACGATGACCATCGTTCTCAAGGTAATCCATCTCCATGCTACTCTGGTGCCTCCCCCTGTGGAAGTGGGATGGCGGGCCCAGCTCTGAGAAAGGCACCCTTGGCCCCAACTCTGCATCCACACTCTCAGAGCCACAACCAGCACCACCATCCGCAGCAACAGCCCCACCTGCCCCTTTCTTCTCTACTGGATGACTCAGAGGATGATGTCACTAGCTCTGTCAATAATGCAATCTCTGCTATAACAGCAGCTAGTAACAGTGGAAATAGAGGGGATGATAGGGGAGACATCATAGGAGGTCTGCTAGGTGGTCTTGGGTTAGGTCCTCTAGGCTCACCTTCCTCCACATCTGGTATGGATAAAAATTTCAGAGGTGGTGGGAGCCAGGAGGCCATCAGCAGCAACCCACAGAATCCTTCTGCCAAACCCAAACGCCCCCGCAAACCTAGAGCTAAGAAAGATCCTGCAGCTGGTGGACAGCCCCCTAAGCGTAGGCAGTACACCCCCAGAATGGGGCCCAGTGGGCTTCCACGCACTCACCTGTGCAGTGTCTGTGGTAAGGGTTTTGCACGTCGCGAAACCCTGCGCAGGCACGACCGTATCCATACTGGAGAAAAGCCACATCACTGCACTGTTTGTGGAAAGTATTTCAGAGAAGCTTTTCATCTTAGTAAGCATCAAACAGTCCACTCTGGGGCAAAGAATTACAAATGCAGCATCTGTGGGAAAGAGTTTGGTTACTCTCAGAGCCTCAGGAGGCACAGCAAACTCCACCAGAAAGGGGAGATGGAAGAGGTGCCCACAACACCAGCTCCAGAAAACCTTAACAGCTTTAACCCAAACCCTCAATGTAGCGTGGCCCAAGACAGGAGCCAGAACCAAGCACCAAGCACTTCCTCCTATTACTCATACTCTCAAGATGTCAAGCCTCAAGACACCAACCCCCAGCCGCAgcctccccccccacccccaccacagcccccacctccacctcgACTATACACCTGCGCTATATGTTGGAAGTCTTTCCGCCATCACTTCCACCTGACTGCACATCACCAGACTGTTCATGAAGGTGGTGGTGAAAAGCTATTCTGCTGTGAGGTTTGTGGAAAAGCTTTCGCCTACTCCAATAGCCTTACTCGACATAAGCAGTCACAGCATGGGATGACTCGCAGTGAACAGCCTAACCCACAAGAAGGAAGCAGTGGGTCTGGAGACAACAGAGGCGGGAGTGATGTTAATCAGTCAGCATCAGAGAGCGAGGCTGCCACCAATGCCCTTCTGCAGATGGCTCCCTCCACAGAAGACCATGGAGGGCAGAGTCTAAGAGTCGTCACCCATAGCCACCAACAAGCACAGCCTCCAGCGGGTTACTCTCCACTCTTTTATGATGCTGCAGCAGCCCAGTCTTCAGCCTCCAATGCCCCAACTTACTCACAGCCTCTGCCTCCAAATTCTACAATCATGCCCCCCCAGCACCCTCACTCCCCAGCTGGGGTGAAAGGAGAGCACATATATCCAGCTGGATCCCGTAGCCGTACGCTTCACACCACAGCCCCGTTCCAGCCTCTTACGGAACTGCCCTCCACCGAACATCATCATCtgcatcaccatcaccatcactcCCACCATCATCCATATCAGTCAGGTAGCCAGTCCCAACACCTTGACTGCAGCATCCAGTTATCACATGATGAATTGAAACgacacaagaagaaaaaaaaaaagtccaacaaGAGAGATTGGAGGGAAAATAAATGGGAATCTCAAGCTTTAGTCAGATTTGATGGAagcaaaaagaagagaaagataaGTTGTACAATAAGAgggaaatcaaataaaaaacaaggcTCTCTTCGTTTGACAATTAGATGTGGAGGAGGATCAGGTGGTGGTGGTTATAAGCTTGTCAACACTGGAGGAATGAAGGTGCAGATCCTGTCATCTCTCAAGGTCCCTGTAAAACGTTTTGGCTGTCCTATATGCCCCAATTCTGTATTTTCCCGTAAAGCGGGACTGCTAGTCCACATGGCAGTTAAACACTCACAAAAAGCTTTGACCATTCAGGAGCGACTGAGGTGCACTGTATGTGGGAAGCAGTCTCACGGGCCTTTGGCGGCCTTCATCCATCGGGCCTCCCATCGTGCCAGAGGGACTTTTTCCTGCCGACGCTGCTCTGCTCGCTACTGGAATGCTACACTTCTTCACAGGCACAAGGTGTCCTGCCGCCGCAGGGCTAAAGGACTGCAGCGAGGAGATGCTAAGAGGCTGAAGCTTTCCAAGAGAACTGGAGGGCGACAGACCTGTGAGGGTCAGGGAGAGGTGCCATTCCTACAGGGACCATACAGATACTGA